A segment of the Chitinophagaceae bacterium genome:
CAAACGAAAGAGCTGCTTGGAAAAGGAAAGCTTGTTGGGCTTCTTGGTGGCGATCACAGCACTCCTCTTGGTTATTATAAAGCTATTGCAGAAAAATATGGCGACTTTGGCATTCTTCAGTTTGATGCCCACCTTGATCTTCGGCAGTCTTACGAAGGATTTAAATATTCACATGCTTCCATCATGTACAATGCCTTGACTGAAATACCTCAGTTGAAAAAGCTGGTGCAGGTGGGTATCAGGGATTATGGTGATAATGAATTGCAAATCGTTGCTGACAGTGAATCAAGAATCATTTCTTTTTTTGACAGGGATTTAAAAAACCGTCAATACGAAGGAGAAAACTGGCAGACAATTGCTGATGAGATAGTAGAGCATTTGCCCCAGCTCGTATTTATCAGTTTTGATGTTGATGGACTGGATCCAAAACTTTGCCCCAATACCGGCACACCTGTAATGGGTGGCCTGGAAAGCGAACAGGCTTTTTATATTCTGCGGAAAATTCTTAAAACCGGACGCAGGTTTATCGGTTTTGATTTGGTTGAAGTGGGAATCAGCAGTAAAGAATGGGACGAGAATGTTGGTGCAAGATTATTGTACAAACTTTCAAACCTGTTGCTTGCAAGTAATCCAAAATAAGAACTGATACCCATCAGCAATTGCATGAAGAACTTGTGAATTCCGGTTGATGTTTCTTTGTTTACTTTCTTATTTCAGTTTTGTTGTCAGGTTTATTTAGTTTGTATCTTTATTGCACTATGGCATCTTACAAAATCCCCATCTTTTTCGAGCCCTTCGAGAAGCAAAAAAAAGCAGCACGACTTTTACATTTACTCGCCGGTTTCCTGATGGTAGCTAATGCATGGGGCGACTTTAAACAACCAAGCCCGGATCTCTTTTTTGTTGTTGTTCAGATTGCCGGTGCAATCTTTGCTGTTTTATTTGCATTAACGGGCAAACGGCTGTTCGGTAATATTTCCGTGATGAACAGCATTTTCCGGCTGCTTGAAGCTGCTATCTTATTTTATTCCGCTTGGTATTTTATGCGAATGAATCTTACTTTGATGGGTACACTGCAGATGATTGGTGCAATCGGTCTCCTTGTTTTGTTTTTTACTGAACGGAAAATATTCTCTGTTTGTCATATCCGCATTGAGGAAAAAGGAGTTTACACACCCCATAATATGGGCGACCGGCTGATTGAATGGAAGGACATTGAACTGATGCTCATTAAAAATGATTTTGTTTCTATCAACACGGTACAGAATCATTTTATTCAATACGAAACAGGTGCTGTATTAAGTGAACTGCAGATGGATGAGATGAACGCCTACTGCAGGGAGAAGTTTGTAAAAGCATAACCTCTAAGGATGCTGGTTTATTTTATTTATATTTGTTCTGTTGCAAAAAGCAATCTGCATATTATTCCTTGGGGTTTACCTGTTCTCTTCAACTGAACTTCGTCAGTTGTTGAAGTTCCCGTTACTAATTCAGCATTACATTGAACATAAAGAACAGGATAAGAATATTACCGTCTGGAAATTCCTCTCTATTCATTACGAAGAAGCAACTGTAATTGACATCGACTACGACAAAGATCAGCAGCTTCCTTTTAAATCCCATGATGGTTGTGCAGGCTCGGGTTTAGGTTCTTTTATGCCAACTGCTTTCTATTCTCTTGTTGAAAAAACATGTAAGGAGGAATCAGTAACATATATTATATCTAACGAGTATCTTATTTCCTCTGTTTACCTCTCCTCTATCTGGCAGCCTCCAAAAGCATAGTCTTGTTTTAATTTTTTCTGAGCAGTAAAGGATATCTTTTTCTTTACTTATCTGCGTATTCCTGCTATTGCAGCAGTATGTACTATTATTTGATAAACAGACGTCATTATGCTAAATGCTATAATTAGGTTTTCAGTAAAAAATAAGCTGATCATCGGACTATTTATTGTAGTCCTGATTGGGTATGGAAGTTACCAGGTTACCAAACTTCCCATTGATGCGGTTCCGGATATTACAGATAACCAGGTGCAGGTTATTACCATTGCTCCTTCTTTTGGTGCTACAGACATTGAACGGCTTGTAACTTTTCCAATTGAGCAGGCAAATAATAATATCTCCGGGTTGAAAGAGATCAGGAGTTTTTCACGCTTTGGCCTTTCACTGGTAACCATTGTTTTTGATGATGCTACTGATATCTACTGGGCCAGGCAACAGGTAACAGAGCGGCTGCAAAAAGTGCAGGCCATTATTCCTCCGGGAATTGGCATTCCTGAATTAGGACCTGTATCCACAGGGCTTGGTGAAATATATCAGTATGTTGTTCGCCCAAAAAAAGGGTATGAAACAACATTCGATGAAACAGAGTTAAGAACTATCCAGGACTGGATTGTACGCCGGCAGTTGTTAGGTGTAAAGGGAGTTGCAGAAGTAAGCAGTTTTGGCGGCAAGTTGAAACAATACAGTATTGAAATTGATCCGTCTAAACTCCACTCCTATAATATTAACATCAACGATGTTTTCCAGGCGTTGGAAAAAAACAATCAGAATACGGGGGGGGCATACATTGAAAAAGCATCCACAGTTCTGTATATACGTACAGAAGGATTAGCTGGCAGTATGGAAGACATTCAGAATATTTCCATCAAAACGATCAACGGAGGATCCCCGCTTTTTATTCGTGATGTAGCAGAAGTAAAGGTTGGCTTTGCCACAAGATATGGAGCCATGTGTTATAATGACCAGGGCGAAGTATCAGGAGCAATTGTGATGATGCTGAAAGGAGCCAACAGCAGTGAAGTAATAAAAAATGTAAAAGAACGCATTGCACAAATTCAGAAAACATTGCCTGAGGGTGTAACAATTGAACCTTTCCTCGACAGAACCAAGATGGTGAACAATGCTATTGGTACTGTTGAGAAGAATTTATTGGAAGGTGCATTGATCGTTGTGTTTGTTCTGGTATTGTTTCTCGGAAATTTCAGAGCAGGAATTTTAGTTGCATCCGTTATTCCATTGGCCATGCTCTTTGCCATAACCATGATGAACTGGTTTGGTGTAAGTGGTAACCTCATGAGTTTGGGTGCATTGGATTTTGGGTTGATTGTAGATGGTGCAGTAATCATTGTGGAAGCGGTAATGCATCAGTTGTCGCACAGTAAAAAGTTTAATAATTTTTATCGCCTTACACAGGATCAGATGGACGCTGAAGTAAATTATTCTGCCGGCAGAATGATGAACAGTGCTGTATTCGGGCAGATCATTATCCTTGTTGTGTACTTACCCATATTTACTTTACAGGGTATTGAAGGAAAGATGTTTAAACCAATGGCACAAACAGTTGCCTTTGCATTACTTGGTGCATTCATTTTGTCGCTCACATATATTCCGATGATGAGTTCAATCTTTTTAAGTAAGAAGCTCAAACACAAACAAAACTTATCTGATAAGTTTATGGTATGGATGGAAAAACTCTACCAGTCGAATTTGTCGACGATGCTGAATTATCCAAAAACAATTCTTGCTTCAGTGTTCACCTTGTTTATTGCTGCAATCATTGTTCTCCGCTCGTTAGGTGGCGAATTTATTCCTGCACTGGAAGAAGGAGACTTTGCTGTAGATACAAGAGTACTCACCGGCAGCAATCTGCAAACAACTATTGAGAATACACAGAAAGCTGCACACATTCTTAAAACAAGATTTCCTGAAGTAGAAAAAGTAGTCACTAAAATTGGCAGTGGTGAAGTGCCAACTGATCCGATGCCAATGGAAGCAAGTGATATGATGGTCATTTTAAAAGACAAAGAAGAATGGACATCCGCTAAAAGCTTTAATGAACTGGCAGAGAAAATGGGTGAAGCATTAAAGGATGTGCCGGGTATTACAGCAGGTTTTCAGTTTCCTGTTCAAATGCGTTTCAATGAATTGATGACGGGTGCAAGACAGGATGTTGTTTGTAAAATTTTTGGAGAAGACCTGGATACACTGGCTTATTACAGCCAAAAGCTTGGGAAGATTATTACAACAGTTGATGGTGCAAAAAATTTATATGTTGAATCTGTGAATGGTTTACCACAGATCATTATCAATTATAACCGTAGCGCAATCGCTCAATACAACTTAAGTATTGCAGATATCAACCGTATTGTAAATACAGCACTTGCAGGGCAAAGCAGCGGAATGTTATTTGAAGGAGAAAAACGGTTTGATATAGTTGTAAAGTTGAAAGGAGAAAAGAAAAAAGACGTAACAGATATTCAGCATTTATTGATTCCAACTCCTGGTGGCAGCCAGGTTCCTCTCTACCAGTTAGCGAATGTAGAAATTAAAGAAGGCCCTAACCAGATTCAGCGTGAAGATGCCAAACGCAGAATTGTTGTTGGGTTTAACGTTCGGGGCAGAGATGTGCAAAGTATAGTGACTGAACTTCAGAAAAAAACAGAAGCTCAATTGAAACTTCCTCCCGGTTATTATATTACCTATGGAGGAGCTTTCGAAAATTTAAATGAAGCAAAGAAACGATTGACCATTGCAGTACCGGTTTCATTACTCTTGATTTTTATGCTGCTGTACTTTGCCTTCAATTCAATAAAACAGGGGCTGCTGATTTATTCTGCTATTCCACTGTCAGCAATTGGAGGAATTTTATTTCTTGCATTGCGTGGTATGCCTTTCAGTATCAGCGCTGGGGTTGGTTTTATTGCGTTGTTTGGTGTAGCTGTATTGAACGGCATTGTACTGATAGCAGAATTTAACCGCCTGAAAAATGAAGGTATGCATGATGTAAAACGAATTGTGCTGATGGGAACAAAAATCCGTTTGCGCCCGGTGCTGATGACTGCCGCAGTTGCATCGCTTGGCTTTTTGCCTATGGCTTTAAGTAATGGAGCAGGTGCTGAAGTGCAGCGTCCATTAGCAACCGTTGTAATTGGTGGTTTATTGATTGCCACTTTCCTTACATTGGTTGTGTTACCCGTATTATATATGGTATTTGAAAAAGGGATTACTATGAAAAAGAAAAATACAATTGCAACTGTTATACTGATACTGCTTTCCTGTAACATGGCAACTGCACAAACTTCTATTACATTACAGGCATCCATCGATACTGCCCTGAAAAATAATCTGCTGGTAAAGAACGAAAAACTGATGGGTGAATACAGGAAATTGCTGATTGGCAGTTCAGCCATTGTACCGCAAACGAATGTGGTTGCTGATCTTGGTCAAATAAACAGTATTTATAATGATACAAGATTTGGCATATCACAGTCATTCAATTTTCCGAAAGTTTATTCCACACAAAAACAATTGTTAACAGAAGAATGGAAAAGCAGCACGCTGCAGGTGGCCGTAAAAGAAGCAGAATTGCGAAAACAGGTTGCATCAGTTTTTTATCAACTGTTATACCTGCAGCGAAAGCTGCAGTTACTGAATTATGCTGACAGTCTTTATACTGCATTTTATAAGTTAACAGAACTGCGTTTGCAAAAAGGAGAAAGTAATATACTTGAAAAGACAACTGCAGAAACGCAACTGGGTGAAATTCATCTGCAACAGAAACAACTAAAGAGCGACGATGAATTCCTTCAACTACAATTTCAATTATTACTGAATGCAGTTACTTTGTTTAAACCGGTTGCTGAAAAATTCAAGCTGTAACATCAATCAATTCCCGTTGACATAACACAGCATCCGGCCATTCAATTACTCAGCCATCAGCAGCAATTAGCTGATGCGCTGGTAAAAGTCGAGAAGGCAAAACTTTTGCCCGATCTGTCGTTGGGTGTATTCAGCAGCAGCATTAAAGGAACCGGCGCTGATAATAAATACTATGGAAGCGGTTACAGGTTCCAGTCGGTTCAGATTGGGATTGGTATTCCTGTTTTTGCAAAGGCACAGAAAGCAAAGATCAGTGGTGCGAAATTCAGTAAACAGATCGCCGGTAATAGTTATGCCATTGGATCGCAGGCTTTGCAGACAGAATTGTATGCAGCACTTGCACAGTATAATAAATACGGTGAAACAGTTTCCTATTTTGAACAAACCGGTTTAAAAAATGCCGAACTGATTATTGCAACTGCTAATAAGCAA
Coding sequences within it:
- a CDS encoding agmatinase family protein; this encodes MIDLSLFDHNDAANPNNNIFGLPFSEEDADLIILPVPWEVTVSYKAGTARAPEHIFKASLQVELYDNDTNNAWRRGIYMRDTDRKMLLKSDYLRKEAELYINYIAQDENVNDNKFMCKTLKEVNEGGLFMNNWVYEQTKELLGKGKLVGLLGGDHSTPLGYYKAIAEKYGDFGILQFDAHLDLRQSYEGFKYSHASIMYNALTEIPQLKKLVQVGIRDYGDNELQIVADSESRIISFFDRDLKNRQYEGENWQTIADEIVEHLPQLVFISFDVDGLDPKLCPNTGTPVMGGLESEQAFYILRKILKTGRRFIGFDLVEVGISSKEWDENVGARLLYKLSNLLLASNPK